The genomic window ccgggcttaccgtggagtgagagggcgtcgtactggtcagacaccgtgttatgcggtggagcgcacggtgtccccagtacgcgtgcttagcccagtgcgggctattccacctcgccacactggccgggctagagtgggcatcgagccaggtgccatgaagccggctcaacacatctggcctccagtacgtctcctcgggccggtgtacatggcaccagccttacgtagggtgtccccggttcgccagcatagcccagtgcgggctattccacctcgccgcactggcagggctacggggaacactcaacctggtaaggttgggcaggctcggtgttcacgagctcgtgtactccttcacggtccggtatatccggcaccaccttcccgccccagcccagtaccaccagtgcctacaccacgcaccaggcttccagtgcgtctccagagccctgttcctcctccacgcactctccctgtggtgcgtgtctccagcccagtacctccagttccggcaccacgcatcaagcctcctgtgcgtctccagagccctgtacgcactgcactgttccttctctccgcactagccctgaggtgcgtgccctcagcccggtaccaccagtgccggtaccacgcaccaggcctatagtgcgcttcgagagtccagtgtgccctggtcctgctccccgcactagccttgaggtgcgggtctccagtccggtaccaccagttccggcaccacgcaccaggcctactgtgcgcctcagcaggtcagagtcggccgtctgcccaacgccgcctgcactgctcgtctgcccagcgccgtctgagctgcctgcctgcccagcgccgtctgagccatccgtctgcccagcgccgtctgagccatccgtctgcgcacgcgccgtctgagccatccgtctgcccagcgccgtctgagccatccgtctgcccagcgccgtctgagccatccgtctgcccagcgccatctgagccgcccgtctgtcccgagccgtcagagccgcccgtctgtcccgagccgttagagccgtccgtcagtcaggagccgccagagccgtccgccagtcaggagccgccagccagtcaggagccgccagagccgccagccagtcaggagccgccagagccgccagccagtcaggagctgccagagccgccagccagtcaggagctgccagagccgcctgccagtcatgagccgcctgccagtcgtgagccgccttccagtcgtgagctgccttccagtcgtgagctgccttctagtcatgagctgccctccagtcatgagctgccctccagtcatgagctgccctccagtcatgagctgccttccagtcatgagctgccttccagtcatgagctgccttccagtcatgagctgcccttcagtcatgagctgcccttcagtccggagctgccactcagtccggagctgccactcagtccggagctgccactcagtcctgagctacctctctgtcctgagctacctcgctgtcctgagctacctctctgtcctgagctacatctctgtcctgagctgtctcctctatctaggggggacctttgtgaaggttcctagaccagggtcgggggcgagggaaaggacgctaaggagggggacaaagacaatggtggagtggtgtcctcgtcctgcgccagagccgccaccgcggacagatgcccacccagaccctcctcttgagttttaggggtgcgttcggagtccgcacctcaggaggggggtactgtaacgtcctgaccagagttcttatgtgttgtgcttgttttagtgttggtcaggacgtgagctgggtgggcattctatgttgtgtgtctagtttgtctgtttctgtgttcagcctaatatggttctcaatcagaggcagctgtcaatcgttgtccctgattgagaatcatatataggtggcttgttttgtgttggggatttgtgggtggttgtcttccgtgtcagtgtttgttaccacacgggactgtgacggttagttcattttgttattttgtaattgtctTGTTTACGTGttcattaaatcatggaaaattaccacgctgtacattggtcctccgatccttctcgcctctcctcgtccgaggaggaagagctagactgccgttacagatagacagctgtccctgattgagaaccatacccggccaaaacatagaaacagaaaactagaatgcccaccctagtcacaccctggcctaaccaaactagagaataaaagcctctctatggacagggcgtgacagtaccccccccccaaaggtgcggactccggcctgcaaaacctgactctataggggagggtccgggtgggcatctacttcggtggcggctccggtgcgggacgcagaccccgctccacctctggctccccccactttggtggtgcctctggactggggaccctcgctgcaggccccggactggggaccctcgctgcaagccccggactggggaccctcgctgcaagccccggactggggaccctcgctgcaggccccggactggggaccctcgttgcaggccccggactggggaccctcgttgcaggccccggactggggaacctcgctgcaggccccggactggggaacctcgctgcaggccccggactggggaacctcgctgcaggccccggactggggaccgtcgctggaggctccggactgggggccgtcgctggaggctccggactggaggccgtcgttggaggctccggactggagaccgtcgctgcaggctccggaccgcggatcaacaccggaggcttcgtgccatggatcatcactggaggcttcgtgccatggatcatcactggaggcttcgtgccatggatcatcactggaggcttcgtgccatggatcatcactggagacttcgggccatggatcaccactggaggcttcgtgccatggatcatcactggaggcttcgtgccatggatcatcactggaggcttcgtgccatggatcatcactggaggcttcgggccatggatcatcactggaggcttcgtgccatggatcatcactggaggcttcgtgccatggatcatcactggagggaggagacgtatggacagcctggtgcgtggagctgccacagggcttaccaggctggggagacatacaggaggcctggttctgggagcaggcacaggactcaccaggctggagagacatactggaggcctggttcttggagcaggcaccggatacactgggctgtggaggcgcactggaggtctcgagcgtagagcctgcacaactgtcctggctggatggttacctGGCAAAGGCGGGGCACTGGCACAGgacgccccggagacacagtgcgcagagccgggtCCTGGGCCgtagatgcgctgagccggcaccatccgtcctggctggatgcccaatctagcccggccgatgcggggagctggaatgtagcgcaccgggtTGTGAACGCGCACTAGAGACACTGTGCGCTCCaccacataacacggtgcctgaccagtaccacgctccctacggtaagcacgaggagttggctcaggtctccaacctgactcagccaatctcttTGTGAGCTCCCCCACATTTGTTTTTGGGAGTGGCCTCCCGGTCTTTTGTGCCAGCCGTGACCCTGTGTAATCCTGGGCCCTTTTACTCACTGCCTCCGCCTTCCTTGCTGCTTCCACCTTCTTCCACGGCAGACAATCCTTTcccgccaggatctcctcccacgtccaggatcctttcccagtcaggatgtcctcccatgtccagtcctccttaccacgctgcttggtccgtttgtggtgggtagttctgtcacgaacgtcgtcagggaaatgaccagaccaaggtgcagcgtggtgagcgtacattttactttattataaatgtcgccaacaaaacaagaaacaacaaaaacgaacgtgaagctgactagggctatacaggccactaacacagacaactacccacaactaaggtggaaaaacaggctgcctaagtatgattcccaatcagagacaacaatagacagctgtccctgattgagaaccatacccggtcaaaacatagaaacagaaaacatagaaataaagaaactagaatgcccaccctagtcacaccctggcctaaccaaaacagagagcctctctatggccagggcatgACAGAACATTACTAAAAAACAATTAATGGAACTTAAATGAACATTACTACAAAACAATTAATGGAACTTAAATGAACATTACTACAAAATAAAAGTAATGCATGTTTCCTACCTCCTTTCCATGGCATTGATTCTGAATGaaaaaaaggaaaaagggattACTTTCATAAACTCTCAACTATTACCCAagattacagacagacagacagacagacaatcatCCTACCTTTTTCAAAGAACCAAACTCCTGTGGTGTAGAAAAATAAGAATACATTTACTTTGCAAGACAAATCCACCTCATACTGATGTAAGTAAAATTTGCAATAAACATAATTTGTCCTTACCTGTTTTAGCTCTATGACCAATAATGAACAATAGAACTCCAGCAATAGCAAGAACAAAGACAGAAATACCAAATAACCTGGCCTTGGTCAACCAGCCATCTGCAGTGAGGAAGGAATACATTTAATATTAACATTTAATAAAATATGGCACAACTTTCCAGTCCAGATGCTTTTTTCCAGATGCTTTTGTTCTATCTTCCCAAATCCCTCAGCTACACtgactataccaaacattaggaacaccatctTAATATTGAGTACCTCACCTATCAACAATCCCTGATTCATACATATCATTACAAGTAGTAGTCTTAGGCTATAACAACATACTGGGCAGTGTAACAACAACTATGAGTGTCCTTTCACCTGGGCCAAATGGGTCTTTATCAAAGACTTCACTGGCCTCGCTCACAGGGTCCTTGAACTGACAGGTGTAGCTGATTTTAGTGTTGTCACTCTTACGAGAGTCCTCTCACCTGAGCCCAACACCAGTTCGACTGGCTCGCTGACTTCACCTTCCCCAGCAGAGTTATTCATCTTGCAGGAGTACTTGTAACTGTTGGTTGATTTGCCAGTGCCGTTCTTAGAGACATTCCTCTGTTTGTCTAAGAACTCCCACGCCCCCTCTCCCATTTTCCAGCTGTAGGTGACGGGTTCAGCATCAGTGGTGTCACCCTCACAGGTTAGAATGCAGGAGGTTAGGTTGGCGTTACAGGAAGAAGTGATTGTGGGTTTGGGGACTGACTCTGAAAATAGAGGAGATCAAGACAGaacaatgtttttttgggggggtgctTGTACTCGCTGTTTCGTGCACGCCAGACACACATgcaaacagacacacagccatgttttCGTTACTTGTCAGGACTTTTTGGGGAGTACACTTTTTTTCCATTCAAAACCCTTTCTTTTCCCCAAACCCCTAACCTTAGCCCGAAACCAAACGAACTCCTAACCCTAATCATAACCCtacacctaaccttaacccgaaCTAACTCCTTACCCTACCCCTAACCTTAAAGATGCACTCCAGGATCTTAAGCACACTCAAATTCAGAACATATAGTACAAACTGGATTCGTAACATAGAGTATCATACAAATTgcaaaaacatttattataataataaacaAATACAAATTGCAGGATGTatcatatcatacgaaatggatgaagTAGTACACAATTGGATGATGTAGTATAAAAAAACTGGGATCACTTTTGGCACGTTTGCACCAcattcaaaactactggctgaaattatacaaaagtttgagagtgcatctttaaccctaaccttaaccccaaaccctaaacctttaaacctaacccttaaacctaaccctaaacctaacccttaaacctaacccttaaacctaacccttaaaccTAAAATAGCATTTTAACTTTTCAGGACATGCTAAATGTCATGACTTTCCAGAATCTTTATTGTTTTCCTatcttgtcaggacattctggtcAAGATTAGAggtcggcatggccgattaattaggaccGATAtgaagttttcataacaatcggtaattagcctttttggatgccgattacaaTGCAATCCAAGAGGAAACtgagtggcaggctgaccacctgttacgcgagtgcagcgtcaaaaggaccttgtggctgcaaggagccaaggtaagttactagctagcattaaacttatcttataaaaaacaatcaatcttcacataatcactagttaactacacatggttgatgatattactagtttatctagcttgtcctgcgttgcatataatcaatgcggtgcctgttaatttatcatcgaatcacagcttACTTCAGCATCGCCaaatgggtgatgatttaacaaaagcattCTCTaaaaatgtacctaaccataaacatcaatgcctttcttaaaatcaatacacagatgtagattttttaaacctgcatatttagttaacaGAAATgtatgttagcaggcaatattaactagggaaattgtgtcacttctcttgcattcagtgcaagcagagtcagggtatatgcaacagtttggttagcctggctcattgcgaactgtgaactaatttgcccgaattttacataattatgacataacattgaaggttgtgcaatgtaacagcaatatttagacttatggatgccacccgttcgataaaatacggaacggttccgtatttcactgaaagtataaacgttttgttttcgaaatgatagtttccggatttgaccatattaatgaccaaaggctcgtatttctgagtatattatattataattaagtatatgatttgatatatgatagagcagtctgactaagcggtggtaggcagcagcaggctcgtaagcattcaaacagcactttactgcgttttgcaagcagctcttagcaatgcttgaggcacagcgctgtttatgacttcaagcctatcaactcccgagactAGGCtagcaatactaaagtgcctataagaacatccaatagtcaaaggtatatgaaatacaaatggtagagagaaatagtcgacgcgtcataattcctataataactacaacctaaaacttcttaactgggaatattgaagaactgggaatattgaaccaccagctttcatatgttctcatgttctgagcaaggaacttaaacgttagctttcttacatggcacatattgcacttttactttattctccaacactgtttttacattatttaaaccaaattgaacaagtttcattatttatttgagactaaattgattttatttatttattatattaagttaaaataaaagtgttcattgttcattcagtattgttgtaattgttattattacggccaattaatcggtatcagctttttttggtcctccaataatcggtatcggcgggtataattggtcgacctctactcaAGATAGGAAAACAagtccacacacagaaacacttacTGATAACAGATAGTGTATATGTCCTGTCAAGCAGTTTGCTGTTGAACTCCACAGAATAAACTCCACTGTCTGATTTCTTCAATCCACTGATTCTCAGCTCTCCAGTATTCTGGTCCAGGGTTGTGCGCTCTTTGAAGGCACCATAGATGTCCAGACCAAAATCCTTGTCCCACTCTGCCGCCTTGTTCTTCCCATGCTTCCATAGGATGCTTGTGATGGAGTCAGGCACTGTGGACTTGTCCGGCATCAACACAAGATCCTTTCCCACTTTTATGTAGAGCTGTTCACCTGGAAAACCAGACAATATGTCATACTTATAACAGAATACCAAGGAGATGAACCAAGGAGGTGTAGCCTATCCAGGTTAGGAGTCTGATAGCCTATATCTATCTATACATGTATACACAAGACCTGCAGATTATTGTGGCCTTCTCATCCCATTGCATGAACACATTCCAACCATATTGTTCTGTTTTCTGCCACATATTTATAAATGAGAAAGAAGTTATACCTCATGAATAAACCCCTAGAGTCGATTGACACACCAGTGCATCAATCTAAGCAACATAATACAATTTATCAAAATCCGtttgtttaagctagagatatctagATGTGTCATACTTGAGTTAAattaaagataccttaacagaaaacgACAAGcaaaagtgaaagtcagccagtaaaatactacttgagtaaaagtctaaaagtaattggtttgaaatatacttaagtatcaaaagtaaatgtaattgctaaaatatactaaagtatcaaaagttaaagtaaaaataatttcaaattccttatattaagcaaaccagacggcaccattttcttgtttttttaaatgcatggatagccaggggcacgatccaacactcagacatcacttacaaatgaagcatttgtgtttagtgagtccgccagatcagagtcagtaggaatgatcagggatgttctcttgataagtgtgtgaattggaccattttccgtcctgctaagcattcaaaatgtaatgagtacttttcggtgtcagggaaaatgtatggagtaaaaagtacaatattttctttaggaatgtagttaagtaaaagtaaaagttgtcaaacatataaatagtaaagtaaagataccaaaaaaacgacttaagtagtactttgaagtatttttacttaagtacttttgtTAGGCCTCTATGCAACCCGCTCACACTAAGACTAtctatcccactgggcacacactggtttaATCAACGTTGGTTcaggaatagacgttgaattgacgtctgtgtccagtggATGTAGCCTACATTAAAAGGTGCGGTCGTTTTTCTTATCGATAGGCCTAAAAAATAGTATTTTTACCACTTCCATGCGATTATGCTGGTGGTAGGTAGACTCCTACACATTGTGAAAGCTTCAGTTCACTCCGACGGTTTCCATTTTTGAGGCTTGTGTAGAACATACGTTGTTTTGCTGTGTCATTCTTGACCTTGTTTCTAAGACGCACACAACAGCCTAAATTACTAACAAACTAAAATTTGCGAATGGGCTCCCACCCATATCGACTATCGTAAACCATGGATAATCCATGCGCAACAAAACCTACCTGAAATTGTGCAGATTATTGCTTCCACCAGAAAGACAGTCAGAAGTGTGATCGACATTTTCTTTTGAGTCTCGTTGATAATTCGTCAGATCTGTTAACACTGCTATTGCAGTAGCCTGGGTTACATTACTTGTTTGTCTTTCTGAAAAAGCCCCGTTTTCGTAGCCTATGAGGTAAATGTCAACTTCCTACTAGAGAATTTCTTGATAATTAAAT from Salvelinus namaycush isolate Seneca chromosome 40, SaNama_1.0, whole genome shotgun sequence includes these protein-coding regions:
- the LOC120033353 gene encoding uncharacterized protein LOC120033353; the encoded protein is MSITLLTVFLVEAIICTISGEQLYIKVGKDLVLMPDKSTVPDSITSILWKHGKNKAAEWDKDFGLDIYGAFKERTTLDQNTGELRISGLKKSDSGVYSVEFNSKLLDRTYTLSVIKSVPKPTITSSCNANLTSCILTCEGDTTDAEPVTYSWKMGEGAWEFLDKQRNVSKNGTGKSTNSYKYSCKMNNSAGEGEVSEPVELVLGSDGWLTKARLFGISVFVLAIAGVLLFIIGHRAKTGVWFFEKESMPWKGEFWKHQREVGPTTDTSNGVSASTEEALARKNYHKDDSVNNSVL